ACCGTGCTGGTGGTGGTGCTGATCCTGTGGCTGGCGCTGCGTTCGGCGCGGCTGATCGTGGCCGTGCTGGCAAGCCTGTTCGCCGGGCTGCTGATCACCGCGGCGCTGGGGCTGGCCATGGTGGGCGCGCTGAACATGATCTCGGTGGCGTTCGCCGTGCTGTTCGTCGGCCTCGGCGTGGACTTCGGCATCCAGTTCGGCGTGCGCTACCGCGCCGAGCGCCATGACCGCGACCACGTGGTCGAGGCGCTGGGAATGGCCGCTGACGCGGTCGGCGCGCCGCTGGCGCTGGCCGCGGCCGCGACCGCGGCGGCGTTCTTCTGCTTCCTGCCGACCGATTACCGCGGCGTGGCCGAACTGGGCCTGATCGCCGGCGTCGGCATGATGGTCGCGTTCGCCACCACCTTCACGCTGCTGCCGGCGCTGATCTGCGTGCTGCGGCCCGGCGGCGAAGCCGAGGCGCCCGGCTTTGCCTGGCTGGCGCCGGCGGACCTGTTCTTCGAGCGCTACCGCAAGCCGGTGCTGCTGGTGACGCTGCTGGCCATCCTCGCCGGCGCACCGCTGCTGCCGCAATTGCGCTTCGATTTCGACCCGCTGCACCTGAAAGACCCGCAATCCGAATCGATGGCGACGCTGCTGGCGCTGCAGGACGCGCCGCAGGCCGGCACCGAGGACGTGAGCGTGCTGGCGCCGTCGCTGCAGGCGGCGCGCGACAGCGCCGCCCGGCTCGTGGCCTTGCCGGAGGTGGCGCGCGCGGTCACGCTGCAGAGCTTCATCCCCGACGACCAGCCGCCCAAGCTGCAGGCAATCGCGCAGGCGTCGGCCGCGCTGATGCCCGCGCTCACGCAACCCACCGCCACCCCCGCGAACGACACCGCCCGCGTCAATGCGCTGCGCTATGCGGCGCGCCAGCTCGCCATCGCCGCCGACGAGCATCCCGGCCCCGGCGCGGCCGAAGCCGCGCACCTGTCGGCCACGCTGAAGAAACTCGCCGGCGCCAACGCGGCCACGCGCGACCGCGCCGAACGCGCCATCGCGCTGCCGCTGCAGCTGGCGCTGGCCCGGCTCAGGCTCGCGCTCGGCCCGCAGCCGGTCAGCCGCGAAACGCTGCCGCCGGAACTGGTGCGCGACTGGGTCACACCCGATGGCCGCGCGCTGGTCAGGGTCAGCCCGAAGCTGCCGCCGGCCGGCAGCGCGCAGCGCGAGGTCGCGCTGGACCGCTTTATCGCCGCGGTGCAGCATGTGGAGCCTGCCGCCACCGGCGGGCCCATCGCCGTGCGCGGTTCGGCCGACACCATCATGACGGCGTTCGGGCAGGCCGGCGCCTGGGCGGTGCTGTCGATCACGCTGCTGCTGTGGATCACGCTGCGCCGCTTCGGCGACGTGCTGCGCACGCTGGTGCCGCTGCTGGTGTCGGCCATCGTCACGCTGGAGCTGTGCGTGGTGTTCGGCATTGCGCTGAACTTTGCCAACGTGATCGCGCTGCCGCTGCTGCTGGGCATCGGCGTGGCCTTCAAGATCTACTACGTGATCGCCTGGCGGCATGGCAAGACCAAGCTGCTGCAATCGAGCCTGACCCATGCGGTGCTGTACAGCGCCGCCACCACCGCCACCGCGTTCGGCAGCCTGTGGCTGTCGCACCATCCCGGCACTGCCAGCATGGGCAAGCTGCTGGCGCTGGCGCTGGCGTGCACGCTGGTGGGCGCGGTGTTCTTCCAGCCGATCCTGATGGGCCGCCCGCGCGAAGAGGCGCATCCCGGCCACGACAAATCCGCCGCGCCTTCCCCCTGAGCCTTCACGACTTGCCGCGCCTTCCCCTGACGATGCGTTCACACACCCGCCCGCGTTCGCCTGCCTTGTCGCTTGCCACCGCTGCCGCTGCCGCGACACTGCTCGCCGGCTGCGCCACCGGCCCGCAGGCCAACCCCGACGATCCGCTCGAACCGATGAACCGCGCCGTGTTCACGGTCAACGACAAGCTCGACCAGTACGTGGCCAAGCCGGTCGCGCAGGGCTACAAGGCGGTCACGCCGGAGCCGGTACGCACCGCCGTCACCAACTTCTTTTCGAATCTCGCCGACGTGG
This genomic window from Cupriavidus sp. P-10 contains:
- a CDS encoding MMPL family transporter produces the protein MLTSLLTRIVRLATTWPWRVIMLAAVLSAASGVYVARNFAINTDIGRLLDLDAPWAQRNAAIDAAFPQRSQLSLAVVQAPAAELADAAADALAEALRRQPARFTAVSQPGGGAFFARNGLLFASPDEVRQLSQQLVQARPLVSALAHDPTLRGLSDTLTTTLTLPLQMGQVKLGDMAKLLGSSARTLDQVLAGKPAALSWAGLVDDSFRPGPDGHAYSYVAVSPVLDYSDLQAGAAASRAIRQAAADLQLAQRYQATVRLTGPQALADDEFASVSEGAVLNGVLTVLVVVLILWLALRSARLIVAVLASLFAGLLITAALGLAMVGALNMISVAFAVLFVGLGVDFGIQFGVRYRAERHDRDHVVEALGMAADAVGAPLALAAAATAAAFFCFLPTDYRGVAELGLIAGVGMMVAFATTFTLLPALICVLRPGGEAEAPGFAWLAPADLFFERYRKPVLLVTLLAILAGAPLLPQLRFDFDPLHLKDPQSESMATLLALQDAPQAGTEDVSVLAPSLQAARDSAARLVALPEVARAVTLQSFIPDDQPPKLQAIAQASAALMPALTQPTATPANDTARVNALRYAARQLAIAADEHPGPGAAEAAHLSATLKKLAGANAATRDRAERAIALPLQLALARLRLALGPQPVSRETLPPELVRDWVTPDGRALVRVSPKLPPAGSAQREVALDRFIAAVQHVEPAATGGPIAVRGSADTIMTAFGQAGAWAVLSITLLLWITLRRFGDVLRTLVPLLVSAIVTLELCVVFGIALNFANVIALPLLLGIGVAFKIYYVIAWRHGKTKLLQSSLTHAVLYSAATTATAFGSLWLSHHPGTASMGKLLALALACTLVGAVFFQPILMGRPREEAHPGHDKSAAPSP